GGCCAATTCATCGGCCCCTAGTATACGACGACGACGAGGGTTTCATCATCTTCTCTACATCACAACCGGAATCCTCACTCCCCGGCGACGCTCACCGTCTCCGCCTTCTTCTCCGCCACCGTCTGGTATGCAGTAACCCTTCCCCTTTCATATACATTCAAGTTAAATCGCATAttataatactaatataaatatatatatatgtgtgtgtgttttgTCTTTTGATTTTTGTTGGTGATTTTTCAAACTAGTTTGAAGcatattttgttaattaattaattaaattgcaGGAGTGATGATAGTACTAATACCAGTTTGGGTTGCATTGCATTGTAGAATCTATGTTAAATTTGAcacctttatatatatttttaaacttGCTTGGGAAGTGTTTGATGAAatgtctctctctcttttcattTAGTTTTGTTTTGCATTTATAGAGTTTGTTGACTAAAGAAAGAAATAACCCAATTAAATAACTAAGGAGACTTAGAAACAAAATTGCTGTTTTGGTCTGCTTTTGATAAGCAAAGGATTGCTTTGTAGCCATGGACCTTTGTTTCTTGTATGCTACCTACTTGGCCTTCAAATCTCTTGATAGGAATTTTTCATAGTTTTGATGTATGCTCTTGTTGTATTGTATGTATATCTattaaatgtgtatatatagaAATGGGGATATTTGGGTGGAATCATcaactattttattttgtttatgtgAGTATGATATCATTATAATTTGAATTTCAGATTAACACCACAACGCCATTCATTAGCGGCTGAAACTCTTTCTATTCTCTAATTTCGGATCTTAAGGTACCTAACTCTGTTTGTTTGCTATGAGATTATTGCTGTTCATTTAGAAACTCTTTTTCTAGCTTTTTGTGTAAATTTGTGTTAAAATCTGAAACTCTCTTTTTGATTTATGATTTTGTAGATAATTCTCCAAACTATTGTTATCTCATAATTTTCTTTCGGTACTCGGAGCAATGAATGTGGGTGACCTTCACAAGGTTTGGGAAATCAAAGCCTTGAAAAAGCCAGGGGAGGAAGAAGCCAGGAAGATTCTTGAGAATGTGGCCAAACAGGTCCAACCCATTATGCGTAACCACAAATGGCGTGTCAAACTTCTTACTGAGTTTTGGTATAGTTTTATATATTAATCTGATTTGTAGGTTTGCAGAAAGTCCCATTCTTTTAATAACAAATTGCTTTCCTTGGTTTTTTATATATGGTATGAAATTATGAATGGCAGCCCCAAAAATCCGTCTCTTCTCGGATTGAATGTAGGAGGAGGTATTCAAGTAAAGTTGAGGCTTCGAAGGCCAAATAGAGACTGGGATTTCTTCCCCTTTGATCAAATTCTTGATACCATGCTTCATGAGCTTTGCCACAATGCTCATGGCCCTCATAATGCTAGCTTCTACAAGCTTTGGGATGAACTTAGAAAGGTATTTATTTGTAGACATATGTATTTAAAGCTTTCGTTATCTTTAGTGCGACTTTTAAATTTCTTGTCCTGTGTACCCtccttttttttggaaaaaaaaattgttttatatatatatataatgtatatgcacATCTAATGTTAGAATTTTTCTTTACAAGTGTATGCAATGTGTTTGAGATATTGCCCTTCTTTTTGGCTAGAAAGATATTGTCTTTTAAGGTTGATTAGCATGGCTCTCGAAACCCTGGATTATCGTTATGAACTTCTGGTGTTATCATTTTGTGTGTGTTCTCCATTCTGgattatcaatataattttTGCAGTGTAGGGAAAGGGGGATCTTTCTGTGCTAGTCTAACCGATATGTTTGTCTTTCAAGCATGGTTATGATTAGATTACCTTAAGCCCTGTTTACCAGTTTTCCAGTGGGGAATTCAGTAAACCAAGTTTAGGTGGGGGATTTCATATGCCCAATAATTGTATGTGtttcattttcttttatgttattgatgaattTGACGATTTTACAGGAATGCGAGGACCTCATGTCCAAGGGAATATCTGGCACAGGTCAAGGGTTTGATCTTCCTGGGAGGCGGTTAGGTGGGTTTACCCGCCAACCACCTCTTTCTTCACTTCGTTCAAGTGCACTTTCTGCTGCAGAAAAGAGAAACCGAATGAATTCTCTTCTACCATCTGGACCAAAGCGTCTTGGTGGAGATAGCACAATTATGGTTGCACTTAGTCCAATACAAGCTGCTGCTATGGCTGCAGAAAGGAGATTTCAAGACGAAATATGGTGTGGATCTGCGTCTTGTGATGCTTCCGAGTCTGGAGAAGGTAGCTCTGATAATCCAGCAGGAATCTCAAAGGTTGATAGCACTAATAGTGCTTATGCCTCAGACTCAATCTCTCGAAAAAGGAGTCGCGAATCCAATAACTTTCCCTCAGCTCAACCTCCTAATTTTATAGATTTATCTGATGCTTCACCATCCGAATCCATACGTGATCTCAATTCAGACAATAACAGACAAGAAACTACTATGTGGGGGTGTGAAACATGCACTTTGCTGAATCCAGTAAGTTTTTACTTATCTATTATGTAATCTCTTAGTTGGAATATGTTTCATAGTTTCACTTTATGCTTTGGTCCACAATTATCTGGTCCCATGTATTATTCCATACCTTTTTTCTTACTTATTATTCTCCATTGTTGCCACCTAATACAGCTCTAATAACATTCTCTTTGGATGTGAACATTAACATCTGTTGATTAATGCAGCCATTGGCTCCAATATGCGAGATATGCGGGACACCGAAGCCAAGGGACACGAGTAACAAACACAAACTCTGGTCCTGTAAATTCTGTACTTTGGAAAATAGTGTGAAATTGGATAAATGCTCAGCATGTAGTCAGTGGAGATACTCAAATGGTCCACCTGTGGCAACCCTACCGCCTAACCTCGGCACCTAAAATGGTAAAGTCCCCACTCTTTTCGGTTCcttaaaactgtaattttccaAGTTGGCAAAGAATCTTCTTTTTACTATCTGGGAGTTGCATTCTCCTGTATCATTCTTATACTACTTGTGAATataatgtaaataaatattgattgaTGAAACTCACAGCCAAGTAAAGAAAATTTGTATGGATTCTTCCACATCATCTTCTCTGCAATTTTCAACTGTTAACTGAAATATCAGATATGCtttttttggttttgggttaagaTATAATTAACAGACCCCAATGAATCTCTTTTCTCTGCTATGATTCTTTTGTTTAATCACCTGAGAGAGGTAACTCAAATAGTTTTGAGTCCTTCTTGGGTACTCATATGGTAATTTTGTTTATACatgaaaattaagttgtaatgttaatgttatttatattgtttttgagctttaaaaaattgaatttgtaattggttGGTAATGTCAAAGTAAATTGTCAAATAGCAAAAAAAATTGGAATAGTTTATTCTAACTAAACCCCCTTTAATCTTTGTTATGGTTTCTCTTTCTTATCTTATCTTATAATTATTGATTAAATTTTGGGTTATTGATGGATAATAAAATGAGTTTGCTTCCATAGTACACCCAATTTAATTTTGTGTCTGTTGATGGCATAGCAACAATCACTAAATGGGGTCATCATCACAAATACCCACcacatttataattatttatataatatgatttgtcccatatatatacaaattcattttgataataataataataatcaaaaccTCTAAACATAAGATATAAAAGGATTtatcatattaattattttatttggccATAGCAAAGCTTGCAAGCAATTGTATCAAATCAACCAAGTATATAATAGCTCACGTGCGGATATATTAGTCTATGAAATACTCTATATACAATGTTTGTATGATAAATAAGTCAAATGGCTATgcaattattattatcattaattttttaaaaatatattataatactaTTTATTTAGGGGAGTGGATTTTGTTCTGCCAAAAAAAAGATCTCGTTcactttataaaaattaaatcattATTACTAAAaagttatttaaaatttttgttccTTAAGGTCGAATTATGATTTATGTATTATTGTACTCCTGAACTTGTTAgtccattaaaaataatttatgaacTATTCATaatattgttaattaattattttgtcaagTTTTATCATACATGACAAATAAAATGATGACATGATTGCTTAGCTAGTTACCACGTTAATGTCATGTCAACGGTGATTAATttaaaacatatatttaatttagttttatgtaatttttttaattattaatttatttttagtttaatgattttttaaaaaagcttaattttttattttttttaaatgttaaattatacacatgGTGCTGATGTGATAATTGACTATATGGTCATGtcataatttaatttatcacgTGTGACAAAACTTGACAAAATAACCAATTTACAACATGGACTATTTTTAAAAGCTAAAAAGTTCAAGAGATATAAGAATGCAAATGTCATAGTTCAAGGCAAAAATtctaaaatagttaaaaaaaaaaaaaaaaaaaaaaagacaaaaaaagacaaaaatcctaaataacattttctttttaatatattatcataCTATTTACTTAGGATAATGAATTTTGTTTTGCCAAAGAAAAGATCCCGTTCACTTTGTAATAATTGAATCATTAGTTAAACTTATTGAATTATTGTTGATTATTGGAATGATAAGTATATTGAATTAAACCTAAAATACATTAAGCTTTAAAGTAGTGTTATCAAGTATTAAGTGTCTAATATTATTACGAAGTGATACCTTATAATAATACCttaataagtaatttttttataataattattaaactaaaatatatataacccgATATTAATAATATGACACGTGGTAGTGGTGTTAGGTATAATCagtgttattttctaaattttaatctaaaaatacaaaaataataataacaataaataacaaaatgtaTCCCCTTATAATATTCTCTACTAACTTGGTCCCCAATAAGCATGGAAATCACTCTCTAGTGTATTAGCAATAGTGCACCAAAGTTATAGGACCTAAAAAACAAGAATAAATTTGTCATCTAAAGTCAATGTTTTGATAttagttttcttcttcttattttagTAGCCAAAATACTAAATATTTGAGTATTTTATAAGTATAAATATGTGTCACTATCATTACTCAAatactactaataataataaaatcttatAGCTAAGCATttgcaattaaaaatatactgaAATGAATAGTGAAAATTGAGTCACAAATTCACAAtaattattaaagaaaaaaaattaaagtgggTGTGGACAACTTGATCAtaaagtcatttttttttattaataattaaaaaaaataagtatatcaaatgacttatttatttaaagtaaGAAAGACTAAGAAGAGAAgattaaattacactaattgatattttgatatttgagCAATGAGCATTGACTTTAATGGTGAAGAAGAGAATCTTTAACAATAAAGATTACACTTTTGTTGACTGTTTGGTAAAATGCTTTGATTTTCtttactggttttttttttttttttttgggtaaaatGCTTTGATTTTTTCTTTACTAGTTATTATATGACTCATCTCATAAATTTtggtaaaaaaagaaaaatgaatgaAGAGCATTTTACctatctttttcaattattttctgAAGTTGTTCTATTTTCAATTCATCTAATCCACATACACAAAAAGAAATATTCCATTGGGCCAAAAAAaatcacacaaaaaaaaaagaacaaaaaaagtgTGGGCCCTTTACTTCATTTTCTATCTAGATTAGAAATTGTTGTAAATTATCATGTTGCTATTTTTTGTAGAGCTTTGTTATTGAGCGTTAGTGGTGCTTAGCACCTTTTATAGGTGGTGTCTCACGATTAGTTATCGATATTgcttaaaagttattttcttaaattatattggacccgatacttaattacaccaatagcgGTATTACACCgaggagggtgctaggcacctATGGTACCTTTTAgcaattctctctttttttatataagaaATGCTAAAAGATATTATTGGTGTCTAACACTCTCTTCGGtgtcattaatataattaagtatcagaTCCCATATAACTtgagaaaataacttttaagaaATATCACTAATAACCAATCGTAGAGCGTCACCTATAAAAAGTTCTGGACACTACTGGTACccaataacaatatttttttatattattattttaaaatatgatccCCTTTATTGCCAATTGGCTTGGTTGCAAttgtttattaaaataaaaaatacaagcaaacaataaaaaacaacaagtttatgaaaatattttttttttctttctttcattatAAGCAATTTATAAATATgcaatatttgattttttttactcTCCAATGGACATTGTACATTGATTATAACAAAGTTTgtagtaaaatatatattttattttatttttttatttaaaattaagatgatTTGCATTAATTTTAAAGAGATATTATACTAGTTCAACGCATCCTAACAAATTATCTCAATAAAATATTTGATTCATTtatcatgacataatttgatgttttattttacatttttttttagatttattttaatttattaatacttaaattactgcctttcaaaaaaaaacaaatagtatTAGTTTagataaaacttttttttattagattttttccCCACTGAATTAagataaaaaaatcaacaacaaatgcaatttattgtttttttctcTCACTTTTATTGAGATAAAAATGTTATtacaatttattatatttttgttatgttgaaaacttgggtttttttttttttaatttcttttaatcatcaagtttttgttttttttttctttccaaaggtacaattttattttaaaaaatagtgatcttttcCTTAAAAAAGAAATCAATTGTGTATGACACAAAGCTATAGATTTGTTTTCCTAAGATATtacaatagatttttttttttaattaaacaaaaaataatttagtattCATGTTTTTTTCTCACTAAAATCCAAATTGGAAAACTCCAAACATAAAGTTAATATTCATGTagatggaaaataaataatccAAATTAATGAATTCAAAAAGACACACTATATtcacaacttaaataatttatatttgcatatcaatattaaaaaaaagatcaactaaaaataatttgtaaaactcattaataatttttcttattattttttttttacattctttAGTACAAGTTACAATGTTGTTTAATCTTACTTTCATCTTTTTTAACTCTAATAATATTTCATATGAATATTTTTGATCTCAATATCTAAAATGCattatttgaatatattttatttagggaaatttttaaaaatatttttttatattttatttacaattttataatctaaaatttttatttacaaaaatatacttttaaagttttaaaattataaaaatacacattACTCAGCAAAAAGTAAGAATACAACTaaaaacaatcaaaaaataATCTCACGACAGCTATAaatcaactataaataaactataaaacaaccagAAAAATACTCATAATAGCTATAAtacaacaataaaacaacataaaaaacgatttattatttttattgaaaagatttttttgtaaataaaaattttcaaaagagtaaaaataaaaatttgtcagtgttgaagtatttttgtatctattttataaacttttttttatttatatctacattttttctataatttaatataatcaaatatatttatattgttttgaaTTACATTATCACATATTAAACTTTCccttcaaaaaaatataaagtaaaaGTGGTAAAtttcaaaacaagaaaaaaaaagatggaCCCAAGCCCATTTCATATGTTTGACAAaagattaaattaataataattaattaaaagaaatgaTAGTGATTAgtgattaataataatattaagaagaaaaaaaaaagttttaaccTTTATTGTTGTTTGTTCAACTATTCTTCTGTTCATCCCTTTCCCACCACACCACCATTGTCAGCTCCAAAGCTCTGCAACTCATTCTAATCTCACTTTCCATGTTCCATGGCCATTTCAAGTTTTCATCTTTCACCTTCTCTAACCTCAAATTCTCCATCTTTTTTATCTCTCTTTCTTTACTCTCCTTTGTACCCACCAAAGTAAATACAATGCATTctcctctcttcttctcttccaaCCCTCTGAAGCTTTCTTTCTCTCTAATCTGTTGAAAACTGAGATGCCCATTTGGTTCTTTTGGCTGATACTGTAGAAAACAACCGGCCAAGACCATTTCTTTTTTGGTTCTTTTGGGACAATCAAggaaagtttttatttttagttctcTTGGCTTGATGGGTTTCTGATCTGTCTTCTCTCCTTCAAAGCACAGCTCTTTATAGGCTCTTTTGattctttgttgggttttgaagTTCATCTGCTGAGAGAGTTAATTGGTTCTGAAGCTGTGCTTTGATTAAATGGTAAAagtcttttgatttttttttctaaaaacaatttcaTAGTTGGGATTTTGTTCTTGGGTTGGTGGGCATCTTTAGCTATAAAGCTTGGGCTTTCTGATCTGCCCTTATATGCCCAAAccataaaacttttttttatgattCTTTAGCtataaagtttgaaaaaatattaGGGGGATGATGTTCCATTATAGAAAGATTGTTGCTTTTTTGTTCTGAATTTTACCTTGGTTTTTTCTCTTTTGGACCCTTTGCCATCTTTATTGGGGGCAAGACTTAGCTATGTAATTAGAATATCAAGTTggggttttgttatttttttgttaaatccTTGTCAAAATGTCTGGAAATGGTCCATGTTTTGTGGAATGGAAAGAACAATTTGTTTCACAAGAGAGGGGAAATAGAGTTGTTCATTATTTCTTAAAAGATTCTAATGGAGAATCCACTCTAGCTGTTGTGGGCACTGAAAGGAGTGTTAGACACATGTTTTATGTGATTGCTGAGGAGTTTTTGGAAGTTTATGGTAAGGAAAGTAGTTCCATTCATGCTGGTTTTAAATGGAGATCAAGAAGAGAGGTTGTTGATTGGCTCACTTCTATGCTCTCCAAACAACATAATCTTCATGGAGATAGATCTGGTATGTTCTCTTAAACCCCTTATGGTTTTTGATTTAGACTATTTCCTTTCTAGATTCAGATTCAACAttgtctttttctttgtttactcTTAATGGGATATGACATGGTTGGTGTAGTTGAATAGTAGATGAAATTAGTAATGTATACAACTAACTACATCTAACCCTATTGATTTCACACAtgaatattcatatatataggaaaattttTAGGTGGGCATTTCTTACTTTTGGTATATAGAGAAAttgtaaactttttttttatatgacgGTATACATTATAGTTATATAGTAGGTATTCTGTCTGTTTTCGGGAAATTTTGAGGAAGTGAAGGTGCCGAAAATATGATTCAAATAGTTAGGGTGCAACTcactattttgaattttatttttgataccataaattatttagaatttctcGAAAACGTATAAGATGCCTACTATAACTATAGTGTATATTGTCATGTAACAAAAATTAGAATATAGTTTCTCTAGGttccaaaaacagaaaaaactCTTACAGTAGGAGCAAAAGTGATACCCCCACCTTAAAAGCTTCCTATACATATGTGTGTGTATCCTGTGACTGATATTTGATTCTTGTTTTAATTCAGAATCACCTACACATGATTCAACACAAGCATTACAGTTTCCTGAATACCCAATTGATGGAATTAATCATAACCATGCATCAGATGGAAAGGtaggttttattttaatttggatAAGGATTATGCCTCTCCTAGCTATGTCCCAATGATTATTTTTGACACTTGATAAATGTATTTTAGGGCCGTTTTGCAAAGAATTTCAAGGGACACGGTTCGGATATTGTTTGGTCAGGAAGTCCATGGGCGTGTGGTAAGCAGCTCAAGCATTATCCGGCATTCTGCAGGAACGGGATTACAGTATCGGTATGAATCTAATCGAACTATTAAAGCCAAACATAGTACTGAGTAACATACATCTCCTTATCTGTTAGctaatgtcaaaactattttaaTTCTGTATAGAAAATCTATTAGAAAGACGAAAGACAAGTTGGTTTTCTACATACCTTGTTATGGCATCGTTTcgaaaaaattgcattttagttacaataaaagaGATGTTGAATCAAATGCACTTATTTTATCATATTAATTGTGTAAAAGAAACATGTTTGTTAAGTATATTTCCGAATTTCCTTTGTGTGCAGATTCATTCTTTTGTGTTTGTTATGGCGAAGGGGGCGAATCACTACATTGCTTATCTAGAAGATATGTATGAAGACAAGAGGGGTCAAAAAAAGGTCAAAGTGAGGTGGTTTCACCGAAATCAGGAAGTCAAGGGAGTGATTCCAATACGAAATCCTCACCCGAAAGAAGTTTTTATAACCCCATACGCACAAGTCATTAGTGCCGAGTGTGTAGATGGTCTTGCTACAGTCCTAACTCGTGAACATTATGAAAAATGTGAAGCTGCAATTCCTCAAGCTTTTTTGGTCAAAGTACATATGTGCTATAGACAGTTCAAAAGTAACAGAACAAAGTCTTTTGATTTGAGTAAATTGCGAGGTTATTTTGATCAACCGATTCTCTCTTGTCTCGGTCCTGATTTCTTCCTTCAGTCCGAGTCATTGGAAGAAACGGATGACATAAGCAATGGAGAAAATGTAAAGGTTGGAACTAAGAAGAGGACTAGAAGCAGCACCGATCATTCGAGAGCCAAAAAGTCATCTAAAAATCGCGGTACAATAAGAGACGGCCTATTTTCACTCAAGCATTTAAGATCTCAGCCTTGGTTGACTCAACTGTTTAAGGTTGATGATAAGATAGAATTGTTATGCCAAGATAGTGGCATCCGAGGATGTTGGTTCAGGTGTACCGTCCTGCAAATATCGAAAAAACAGATCAAAGTCCAATACGATGATTTGCAAGACGAGGATGGATCTGGCAATCTTGAGGTATtgcttacttttattttttaagctgCTCATCATTTTAAAGAAAAGGGGTCCTCTTATCATTAAGCCATAACATAATTTTACCGAAATTGCAGGAATGGATCCCTTCTTTTAAACTGGCAATGCCTGATAAACTTGGCATGAGGCATTCAGGCCGCCCCACAATTCGGCCAACCCCTATTAAAGAACAGACCGAGCTTTCCCTCGAGATAGGAGCTGCAATCGATGCATGGTGGAGCGATGGTTGGTGGGAAGGAGTTATAACTGGATTAGGTAGTTGTGGTGATTATGTCCAAATTTTCTTCCCTGGTAAGATATTCCGACGATGAACTATGTTagcattataatttattttctttctttcttataaTTTGTGTGGTGTTGTTATTGATGTTAGGTGAAAGCTTGGTCTTGAATTTACACAAAAAGGACCTAAGAACATCCCGAGATTGGTTGGGAGATAAATGGATTAACATTGAGACGAAGCCCGACATAGTTTCAGCCATATCCATTGTTTCTAGCTCAGGGTCAAGGCCATCCACATCGTCAACAATTTATAAAGACATCAATTCGGGTGGCTTAGCTTCTACTTTTGAAGACCCTTCTAGCACGAAATGCATCATTCCCGAAGAGGAAAATCAAAATCTCAACTTGACTACATCTACTAGTTC
This Cannabis sativa cultivar Pink pepper isolate KNU-18-1 chromosome 6, ASM2916894v1, whole genome shotgun sequence DNA region includes the following protein-coding sequences:
- the LOC115724525 gene encoding DNA-dependent metalloprotease WSS1, translated to MNVGDLHKVWEIKALKKPGEEEARKILENVAKQVQPIMRNHKWRVKLLTEFCPKNPSLLGLNVGGGIQVKLRLRRPNRDWDFFPFDQILDTMLHELCHNAHGPHNASFYKLWDELRKECEDLMSKGISGTGQGFDLPGRRLGGFTRQPPLSSLRSSALSAAEKRNRMNSLLPSGPKRLGGDSTIMVALSPIQAAAMAAERRFQDEIWCGSASCDASESGEGSSDNPAGISKVDSTNSAYASDSISRKRSRESNNFPSAQPPNFIDLSDASPSESIRDLNSDNNRQETTMWGCETCTLLNPPLAPICEICGTPKPRDTSNKHKLWSCKFCTLENSVKLDKCSACSQWRYSNGPPVATLPPNLGT
- the LOC115725022 gene encoding uncharacterized protein LOC115725022 — encoded protein: MSGNGPCFVEWKEQFVSQERGNRVVHYFLKDSNGESTLAVVGTERSVRHMFYVIAEEFLEVYGKESSSIHAGFKWRSRREVVDWLTSMLSKQHNLHGDRSESPTHDSTQALQFPEYPIDGINHNHASDGKGRFAKNFKGHGSDIVWSGSPWACGKQLKHYPAFCRNGITVSIHSFVFVMAKGANHYIAYLEDMYEDKRGQKKVKVRWFHRNQEVKGVIPIRNPHPKEVFITPYAQVISAECVDGLATVLTREHYEKCEAAIPQAFLVKVHMCYRQFKSNRTKSFDLSKLRGYFDQPILSCLGPDFFLQSESLEETDDISNGENVKVGTKKRTRSSTDHSRAKKSSKNRGTIRDGLFSLKHLRSQPWLTQLFKVDDKIELLCQDSGIRGCWFRCTVLQISKKQIKVQYDDLQDEDGSGNLEEWIPSFKLAMPDKLGMRHSGRPTIRPTPIKEQTELSLEIGAAIDAWWSDGWWEGVITGLGSCGDYVQIFFPGESLVLNLHKKDLRTSRDWLGDKWINIETKPDIVSAISIVSSSGSRPSTSSTIYKDINSGGLASTFEDPSSTKCIIPEEENQNLNLTTSTSSDDPPKDMDCVDCEIEKSPSLRDNDGVEVDNGCDNADSSKGEDGNGNGNDNSNNDDGKVDTKEHETSEQKSSKEVETMEVAG